A single window of Leclercia adecarboxylata DNA harbors:
- the ybfF gene encoding esterase — protein MKLNTRAQSAQSPHNNSPIVLVHGLFGSLDNLGVLARDLVTDHALLQVDMRNHGLSPRSPQMTYADMAQDLLDTLDEYKIEKAILIGHSMGGKAVMALTAIAPERIAGMVVIDVAPVDYDVRRHDEIFAAINAVTDAGVSTRQQAAALMREHLDEEGVVQFLLKSFVDGEWRFNVPVLWDQYDQIVGWQAVPAWPHSTLFITGGNSPYVTEAYRDALLAQFPQAKAHVIAGAGHWVHAEKPDAVLRAIRRYLADINN, from the coding sequence ATGAAATTGAATACCCGAGCGCAATCTGCACAATCGCCGCACAATAATTCTCCCATCGTCCTGGTGCATGGCCTGTTTGGCAGCCTGGATAACCTTGGCGTGCTGGCCCGGGATCTGGTGACCGACCACGCGCTGCTGCAGGTGGATATGCGCAACCACGGTCTGTCGCCGCGCTCGCCGCAGATGACCTACGCCGATATGGCTCAGGATCTGCTGGATACGCTGGATGAATACAAGATTGAAAAGGCGATCCTGATTGGTCATTCAATGGGCGGCAAAGCGGTGATGGCGCTGACGGCAATTGCGCCAGAGCGAATTGCCGGCATGGTGGTGATCGACGTCGCGCCTGTGGATTATGACGTCCGTCGCCACGATGAGATTTTCGCCGCCATTAACGCCGTCACGGACGCCGGCGTCAGCACTCGCCAGCAGGCCGCGGCGCTGATGCGTGAACATCTGGATGAAGAAGGCGTGGTGCAGTTCCTGCTGAAATCCTTCGTTGACGGCGAGTGGCGCTTCAACGTGCCGGTACTGTGGGATCAGTATGACCAGATCGTCGGCTGGCAGGCGGTCCCGGCGTGGCCGCACTCTACCCTGTTCATCACTGGCGGCAATTCCCCGTATGTCACCGAAGCGTACCGCGATGCGCTGCTGGCGCAATTCCCTCAGGCCAAAGCGCATGTCATTGCCGGAGCCGGACACTGGGTTCATGCTGAAAAACCTGACGCGGTGCTGCGCGCTATCCGCCGTTACCTCGCTGACATCAATAATTGA
- the fldA gene encoding flavodoxin FldA, whose amino-acid sequence MAIIGIFFGSDTGNTENIAKNIQKQLGKDVADVHDIAKSSKEDIEGYDILLLGIPTWYYGEAQCDWDDFFPSLEEIDFNGKLVALFGCGDQEDYAEYFCDALGTIRDIIEPRGAVIVGHWPTAGYHFEASKGLADDNNFVGLAIDEDRQPELTAERVDKWVKQIREELHLDAILNA is encoded by the coding sequence ATGGCAATCATCGGCATTTTTTTCGGCAGCGACACGGGTAACACCGAAAATATCGCAAAAAACATTCAAAAACAGTTAGGTAAAGACGTTGCCGATGTGCATGACATTGCGAAAAGCAGCAAAGAAGATATCGAAGGTTACGATATTCTGCTGCTGGGCATCCCGACCTGGTATTACGGTGAAGCGCAGTGTGACTGGGACGACTTCTTCCCGTCTCTGGAAGAGATCGACTTCAACGGCAAGCTGGTTGCCCTGTTCGGCTGCGGCGATCAGGAAGATTACGCAGAGTACTTCTGCGATGCCCTCGGCACCATTCGCGACATCATTGAGCCACGCGGCGCGGTGATTGTTGGTCACTGGCCAACCGCCGGTTACCACTTCGAAGCTTCTAAAGGTCTGGCCGACGACAACAACTTTGTCGGTCTCGCCATCGACGAAGATCGCCAGCCAGAACTGACCGCTGAACGCGTGGACAAATGGGTTAAACAGATCC
- the ybfE gene encoding LexA regulated protein: protein MAKEHTDRTTIDLFANERRPGRPKTNPLSRDEQLRINKRNQLKRDKSRGLKRVELKLNAEAVDALNELANAREISRSELIEEMLISQLDKWHGKA, encoded by the coding sequence ATGGCCAAAGAACACACGGACCGCACGACAATAGATCTGTTCGCGAATGAGCGTCGCCCGGGACGACCGAAAACCAATCCGCTTTCGCGTGATGAACAGCTGCGCATTAATAAGCGCAATCAGCTTAAACGCGATAAAAGTCGTGGGCTTAAACGCGTCGAGCTGAAACTGAATGCTGAAGCCGTCGATGCGCTGAATGAGCTGGCGAATGCCCGGGAGATCAGCCGCAGTGAGCTTATCGAAGAGATGCTGATTTCGCAGCTCGATAAATGGCACGGCAAAGCGTAA